A window from Rhodothermus bifroesti encodes these proteins:
- a CDS encoding transposase, producing the protein MKYDPKKHHRRSIRLKGYDYSRPGAYFITLVTQDRACLFGEVVDGEMRLNAWGKIARQCWFDIPVHFPHAALDAFVVMPNHIHGVIIIVDGRGTACRAPTLEQFGKPVAGSIPTIIRSYKSAVAKRINEHRGTPGAPVWQRNYFEHIIRNSDELHRIREYITNNPLQWALDRENLDVVRATHASPL; encoded by the coding sequence ATGAAATACGACCCTAAAAAGCATCACCGCCGCAGCATTCGGCTGAAGGGGTATGATTATTCCCGGCCCGGCGCGTATTTCATCACCCTCGTGACCCAGGATCGGGCGTGCCTATTTGGCGAGGTGGTGGATGGGGAAATGCGGTTGAATGCATGGGGGAAAATTGCGCGGCAATGTTGGTTTGACATCCCGGTGCATTTCCCACATGCCGCATTAGATGCATTTGTGGTGATGCCCAACCATATCCATGGGGTTATTATCATTGTCGATGGTAGGGGCACGGCATGCCGTGCCCCTACCCTGGAACAATTTGGGAAACCCGTGGCCGGTTCCATCCCAACCATTATCCGTTCGTATAAATCCGCCGTTGCCAAACGCATCAACGAACATCGCGGCACACCCGGCGCCCCCGTCTGGCAACGCAATTATTTCGAACACATCATCCGCAACAGTGATGAATTACACCGCATTCGGGAATACATCACCAACAACCCGTTACAATGGGCCTTGGATCGGGAAAACCTGGATGTTGTAAGGGCAACGCACGCGTCGCCTCTATAA
- a CDS encoding transposase — MKYDPKKHHRRSIRLKGYDYSRPGTYFITLVTQDRACLFGEVVDGEMRLNEAGRMMEKWWAKWHHKFPNVQTNAFVIMPNHFHGIIVITSNPVGADPRVCPDETGAHAGMGAHTGMGAHTGMGAHTTRLP; from the coding sequence ATGAAATACGACCCTAAAAAGCATCACCGCCGCAGCATTCGGCTGAAGGGGTATGATTATTCCCGGCCCGGCACGTATTTCATCACCCTTGTGACCCAGGATCGGGCATGCCTATTTGGCGAGGTGGTGGATGGGGAGATGCGGTTGAACGAGGCGGGACGGATGATGGAAAAATGGTGGGCCAAATGGCATCACAAATTCCCAAACGTGCAAACCAACGCATTCGTCATCATGCCCAACCATTTCCATGGGATTATCGTGATAACGTCCAATCCCGTAGGGGCAGACCCGCGTGTCTGCCCCGATGAAACGGGTGCACATGCGGGAATGGGCGCACACACGGGAATGGGCGCACACACGGGAATGGGCGCACACACTACGCGTCTGCCCTGA
- a CDS encoding restriction endonuclease subunit S has translation MGGEWRKATIGEVSVRVTKGTTPTTVGGKFVDRGIRFVKVESITDDGRIDTNKLTYIDETTNALLSRSVLEQDDILFTIAGTIGRVALVPSSILPANTNQAVAIVRPNPKAVIPRFLYYVLRDDSRVRQAHTRVVQSVQANFSLSELSSLEIPLPPLPEQRAIAHILGTLDDKIELNRRMNETLEAMARAIFKAWFVDFEPVRAKMEGRWRRGESLPGLPAHLYDLFPDRLVESELGEIPEGWEVKALDEIARFVNGLALQKYPPTDDRWLPVIKIAQLRVGNTKGADRASADLDPDYVVQDGDILFSWSGSLECVFWAGGPGALNQHLFKVTSEQYPRWLCYLGIHQHLDDFRHIAAGKATTMGHIQRHHLSAAKLTVPPEATLQAMNAVIEPIIENTWRRAVQSRTLAALRDALLPKLISGELRVKDAEKFLQERGL, from the coding sequence ATGGGGGGTGAGTGGCGGAAAGCAACTATTGGCGAGGTCTCGGTTCGTGTCACAAAAGGGACGACGCCAACGACTGTAGGTGGCAAGTTCGTTGATCGAGGAATTAGGTTCGTTAAGGTGGAGTCAATCACCGACGACGGTCGAATCGATACCAACAAGCTTACGTACATTGATGAGACCACGAACGCACTTCTCTCTCGCTCGGTCCTTGAGCAAGATGACATCCTCTTCACTATTGCTGGCACAATCGGACGCGTTGCGCTTGTTCCGTCAAGTATTCTACCAGCCAACACAAACCAAGCTGTTGCAATCGTGCGCCCTAACCCCAAGGCCGTGATTCCTCGGTTCCTCTACTACGTTCTGAGGGACGATAGCCGCGTTCGGCAGGCACACACTCGCGTAGTGCAATCCGTGCAGGCTAACTTCAGTCTTAGTGAGTTGAGTTCGCTGGAGATTCCTCTGCCACCCCTCCCCGAACAGCGCGCCATCGCCCACATCCTCGGCACGCTGGACGACAAGATCGAGCTGAACCGCCGCATGAACGAGACGCTGGAGGCGATGGCGCGGGCGATCTTCAAGGCTTGGTTTGTGGACTTTGAGCCCGTCCGCGCCAAGATGGAAGGCCGCTGGCGCCGCGGCGAATCCCTCCCCGGTCTCCCCGCCCACCTCTATGACCTCTTCCCCGATCGACTGGTGGAGTCAGAACTGGGGGAGATTCCGGAGGGGTGGGAGGTAAAAGCCCTCGACGAGATCGCCCGCTTCGTCAACGGCCTGGCATTGCAGAAATACCCTCCAACGGACGATCGATGGCTGCCAGTCATCAAGATCGCGCAACTGCGCGTCGGCAACACGAAAGGAGCAGACCGCGCGAGCGCCGACCTGGACCCGGACTATGTCGTCCAGGACGGCGACATCCTGTTTTCCTGGTCAGGCTCGCTGGAGTGCGTGTTCTGGGCCGGCGGGCCCGGCGCGCTGAACCAACACCTGTTCAAGGTTACGTCGGAGCAGTATCCGCGATGGCTCTGCTATCTGGGGATACACCAGCATCTCGACGATTTCCGGCATATCGCAGCGGGCAAAGCGACGACGATGGGTCACATCCAACGCCACCACTTGTCCGCTGCGAAGCTGACTGTGCCACCGGAAGCGACGTTGCAAGCGATGAATGCTGTAATCGAGCCAATCATCGAAAACACGTGGCGTCGTGCGGTTCAGTCGCGCACCCTCGCCGCCCTGCGCGACGCGCTTTTGCCCAAACTCATCTCCGGCGAGTTGCGGGTGAAAGATGCGGAGAAGTTTTTGCAGGAGAGAGGGTTATGA
- a CDS encoding type I restriction endonuclease subunit R — MVHLTESHVEEAALSWLESIGWGTAYGPDVAPGTLMAERADYGEVVLAQRLRDALARLNPNLPAEALEDAFRKLTRPEGADLLQRNRALHRMLVNGVNVEYRAADGVIRGAQVWGIDFDDPNNNDWLAINQFTVSEQRSTRRPDIVLFVNGLPLAVIELKNVADEKATIWTAYQQLQTYQAEIPSLFAFNEVLVISDGTEARVGVLGAGGEWFKPWRTITGETLAPETMTQLQVAIEGLFEKRRFLDLVRDFIVFEDDGSGRLVKKMAGYHQFHAVQVAVAETLRAAKLTRAEQVAERGPGYEAGRKPGGAPGDRRIGVVWHTQGSGKSLTMVFYAGRIIREPAMRNPTIVVLTDRNDLDDQLFGTFSRCQDLLRQPPVQAESRAHLRELLSVQAGGVVFTTIQKFLPEEKSDRYPTLSERHNIVVIADEAHRSQYDFIDGFARHMRDALPNASFIAFTGTPIELADRNTRAVFGDYISIYDIQRAVEDGATVPIYYESRLAKLDLPEELKPKIEEEFEEVTEGEEVERKEKLKSKWSQLEAIVGAEKRLRLIAQDIVEHFEKRLEVLEGKAMIVCMSRRICVELYNEIVKLRPEWHHEDDDKGVIKVVMTGSASDPPDWQPHIRNKERREFLARRFRDPNDPFKVVIVRDMWLTGFDAPSLHTMYLDKPMRGHGLMQAIARVNRVFRDKPGGLVVDYLGLAHELKAALATYTESGGTGQAAISQEEAVAVMREKYEICCDLFHGFDWSVWKTGPPQEKLSLLPAAQEHILLQENGKDRLLRAVQELSKAFALAVPHEEALRIRDDVAFFQAVRASLVKRAPGESKTEEELDHAIRQIISRAVAPEGVVDIFAAAGLKKPDISILSDEFLAEVRGMPQKHLAVELLQKLLKGEISTWRRKNVVQARSFAEMLERAIRRYQNRAIEAAQVIEELIQLAKQMREADRRGEGLGLTEEELAFYDALATNDSAVKVLGDETLRTIARELVRTVRANVSIDWTLRENVRANLRVLVKRILRKHGYPPDKQEKATQVVLEQAEVLSATWAIAPTGV, encoded by the coding sequence ATGGTGCACCTGACCGAATCTCATGTCGAGGAAGCCGCCCTCTCCTGGCTGGAATCTATCGGTTGGGGGACCGCCTACGGGCCGGACGTGGCGCCAGGGACGCTCATGGCCGAGCGCGCTGATTACGGCGAGGTAGTCCTGGCCCAGCGGCTGCGCGACGCCCTGGCTCGCCTTAACCCCAACTTACCCGCCGAAGCGCTGGAGGATGCCTTCCGCAAGCTCACGCGGCCCGAAGGGGCGGATCTCCTTCAACGCAACCGCGCGCTGCACCGCATGCTCGTGAATGGCGTGAACGTGGAGTATCGGGCGGCGGACGGCGTCATCCGTGGCGCGCAGGTGTGGGGGATCGATTTCGACGATCCCAATAACAACGATTGGCTCGCCATCAACCAGTTCACCGTCTCCGAGCAGCGGTCCACCCGCCGGCCGGACATCGTGCTTTTCGTCAATGGCCTGCCGCTGGCGGTCATTGAGCTGAAGAACGTGGCGGACGAAAAGGCGACCATCTGGACCGCTTACCAACAGTTGCAGACTTACCAGGCTGAGATCCCCTCCCTGTTTGCTTTCAACGAGGTGCTGGTGATCTCGGATGGTACCGAGGCGCGCGTCGGTGTACTCGGTGCTGGAGGTGAATGGTTCAAGCCCTGGCGCACGATCACGGGCGAAACGCTGGCTCCGGAGACGATGACACAGTTGCAAGTGGCAATCGAGGGGCTATTTGAAAAACGCCGCTTCCTCGACCTGGTGCGTGACTTCATCGTCTTCGAGGACGATGGCAGCGGGCGGCTCGTCAAGAAGATGGCAGGCTACCACCAGTTCCACGCCGTGCAGGTGGCTGTGGCGGAAACGCTGCGCGCGGCAAAACTCACTCGCGCGGAACAAGTAGCCGAGCGGGGTCCGGGCTACGAGGCAGGACGCAAACCCGGCGGTGCGCCCGGCGACCGCCGCATAGGCGTGGTCTGGCATACGCAGGGCTCTGGCAAGAGCCTGACGATGGTCTTCTACGCCGGCCGCATCATCCGTGAGCCGGCGATGAGGAATCCGACGATCGTTGTCCTCACCGATCGCAACGATCTCGACGACCAGCTGTTCGGCACCTTCTCCCGATGCCAGGACCTTCTGCGCCAGCCGCCCGTGCAGGCGGAAAGCCGCGCGCATCTGCGGGAGCTCCTCTCCGTGCAAGCGGGTGGTGTGGTATTTACCACGATTCAGAAGTTCCTGCCTGAAGAAAAAAGTGATCGGTACCCCACGCTTTCGGAACGCCACAACATCGTCGTCATCGCCGACGAAGCGCACCGCAGCCAGTACGACTTCATTGACGGCTTCGCCCGTCACATGCGCGACGCCCTGCCCAATGCTTCCTTTATCGCCTTTACCGGAACCCCCATCGAGCTGGCCGACCGCAACACGCGTGCCGTTTTTGGCGATTACATCAGCATTTACGACATCCAGCGAGCGGTTGAGGACGGCGCCACCGTGCCCATTTACTATGAGAGCCGGCTGGCCAAGCTCGACCTTCCCGAAGAGTTAAAGCCGAAGATCGAGGAAGAATTCGAGGAAGTCACGGAAGGTGAGGAGGTCGAGCGCAAAGAGAAACTCAAGAGCAAGTGGTCGCAGCTGGAGGCCATCGTCGGTGCTGAGAAGCGCCTCAGGCTGATCGCTCAGGACATCGTCGAGCATTTCGAAAAGCGGCTGGAGGTGCTGGAAGGCAAAGCGATGATCGTGTGCATGAGCCGGCGCATCTGCGTTGAGCTGTACAATGAGATCGTCAAGCTGAGGCCGGAGTGGCACCACGAAGATGACGATAAAGGCGTCATTAAAGTCGTGATGACCGGGTCAGCGTCGGACCCCCCAGATTGGCAGCCGCATATCCGAAACAAGGAGAGACGGGAGTTCCTGGCCCGGCGTTTCCGGGACCCCAACGATCCTTTCAAGGTGGTCATCGTCCGGGACATGTGGCTGACCGGCTTTGATGCCCCGAGCCTGCACACGATGTACCTGGACAAGCCGATGCGCGGCCATGGCCTCATGCAGGCTATCGCGCGGGTCAACCGCGTGTTTCGTGACAAACCCGGCGGGCTGGTGGTGGACTACCTGGGGCTGGCCCATGAACTCAAGGCGGCGCTGGCGACCTATACGGAAAGTGGGGGTACTGGTCAGGCGGCTATCTCCCAGGAGGAGGCCGTTGCGGTCATGCGCGAGAAGTACGAAATCTGCTGCGATCTCTTCCACGGTTTCGACTGGTCGGTGTGGAAGACGGGACCCCCCCAGGAAAAGCTGTCGCTCCTGCCTGCTGCGCAGGAGCATATTCTGTTGCAGGAAAACGGCAAGGATCGGTTGCTACGAGCGGTGCAAGAGTTGTCCAAAGCTTTTGCGTTGGCAGTCCCACACGAGGAAGCGCTGCGTATCCGGGACGATGTAGCCTTCTTTCAGGCGGTACGGGCGAGCCTGGTCAAGCGGGCACCGGGCGAGTCGAAAACAGAGGAAGAGCTCGACCATGCTATTCGCCAGATCATCTCTCGCGCCGTTGCTCCCGAGGGCGTCGTGGACATTTTCGCAGCCGCGGGATTGAAAAAGCCCGATATCTCCATCCTGTCCGACGAGTTCCTGGCAGAGGTGCGGGGCATGCCGCAGAAGCACCTCGCGGTGGAGTTGCTGCAGAAGCTCCTCAAAGGAGAGATCAGCACCTGGCGTCGCAAGAACGTCGTTCAAGCCAGGTCGTTTGCGGAAATGCTGGAACGGGCGATCCGCCGCTACCAGAACCGGGCCATCGAGGCGGCGCAGGTGATTGAAGAGCTCATTCAGCTGGCCAAGCAGATGCGAGAGGCCGACCGACGCGGTGAGGGGCTTGGCCTCACAGAGGAAGAACTCGCTTTCTACGACGCGTTGGCAACCAACGACAGTGCGGTGAAGGTGCTAGGCGATGAGACGTTGCGCACCATCGCCCGCGAGCTGGTCAGAACCGTCCGCGCGAATGTAAGCATCGACTGGACCCTGCGCGAGAACGTGCGCGCCAACTTGCGCGTGCTGGTGAAGCGCATCCTGCGCAAGCACGGATACCCGCCGGACAAACAGGAAAAGGCGACGCAGGTCGTTCTGGAGCAGGCTGAAGTGCTATCGGCCACATGGGCTATAGCGCCAACAGGTGTTTAG
- a CDS encoding transposase: protein MGAHTGAPPTGAPLPEIVQWFKTMTTNEYIRGVKQSGWPPFRGRLWQRNYYEHIIRDDAFLNRIRQYIAENPLRWHLDRENPHRTGTDGDHILG from the coding sequence ATGGGCGCACACACGGGTGCGCCCCCAACAGGTGCGCCCCTACCGGAAATCGTTCAATGGTTCAAAACGATGACCACCAATGAATATATCCGCGGCGTCAAACAATCCGGATGGCCGCCATTCCGCGGTCGGTTGTGGCAACGCAATTATTATGAACACATCATCCGCGACGATGCCTTCTTGAACCGCATTCGTCAATACATCGCTGAGAATCCCTTGCGCTGGCATCTGGACCGGGAAAATCCTCACCGAACTGGAACAGACGGCGATCATATACTAGGCTGA
- a CDS encoding amino acid permease has protein sequence MASRLFIKKSIPELIEQAEDRGQGLRRVLGPWNLVSLGIGAIIGAGIFVLTGQAAAQYAGPAIVLSFILSGIGCALAGLCYAEMASMIPVAGSAYTYAYATLGQFFAWIIGWDLILEYLFGASTVAVGWSGYVVSFLKDFGIVLPSEWTQSPFTFDPKTHTWATTGAILNLPAVFIIALMTTLLVIGIRESATMNNLVVMVKIFVLLLFIGAGIFFINPDNWEPFIPPNEGKFGIYGWSGILRGAGVIFFAYIGFDAVSTAAQEARNPQRDMPIGILGSLGISTLLYVVVALVLTGIVSYKMLNVPDPIAVAVDAVGPELFWLRPLIKIGAIAGLSSVILVMLLGQPRIFYSMARDGLLPKYFAAVHARFRTPHITTIVTGIIAAIFAGLFPIGILGELVSIGTLLAFTIVCLGVIVLRYTRPDIPRPFKTPLFPWVPILGAGISLLQMLSLPWDTWLRLLLWMALGLLIYFTYGRRHGASRAS, from the coding sequence ATGGCAAGCAGGTTGTTCATTAAGAAATCGATTCCTGAGCTTATTGAGCAGGCCGAAGACCGTGGTCAGGGTCTTCGGCGCGTTTTGGGTCCCTGGAATTTGGTCAGCCTAGGCATTGGGGCCATCATTGGGGCAGGCATTTTTGTGCTCACCGGGCAAGCAGCCGCACAGTATGCCGGACCGGCTATTGTCTTGTCTTTTATTCTGTCGGGGATTGGCTGTGCTTTGGCTGGTCTTTGCTATGCCGAGATGGCCTCGATGATTCCCGTAGCTGGAAGTGCCTACACTTATGCCTATGCGACGCTAGGTCAGTTTTTTGCTTGGATTATCGGCTGGGATCTGATCCTGGAGTATTTATTTGGGGCATCAACCGTCGCTGTTGGATGGTCGGGGTACGTGGTCAGCTTTCTTAAGGATTTTGGAATTGTTCTACCTTCCGAGTGGACCCAATCGCCTTTTACTTTTGACCCTAAAACCCACACTTGGGCTACCACAGGAGCGATCCTCAACCTGCCGGCCGTATTCATTATCGCTCTCATGACCACGCTCCTGGTTATCGGTATCCGGGAGTCGGCAACGATGAACAATCTCGTTGTGATGGTCAAGATTTTTGTTCTGCTTTTGTTTATTGGTGCCGGTATCTTCTTTATCAACCCGGACAACTGGGAGCCTTTTATCCCCCCCAACGAAGGAAAGTTTGGCATTTATGGTTGGAGTGGCATTTTACGGGGGGCTGGGGTGATTTTCTTTGCCTATATCGGCTTTGACGCTGTCTCAACCGCAGCCCAAGAAGCTCGAAATCCTCAGCGAGACATGCCCATAGGCATTTTAGGATCGCTAGGCATTTCAACGCTGCTCTACGTGGTTGTGGCGCTGGTGCTTACAGGTATTGTAAGCTATAAGATGCTGAACGTACCCGATCCTATAGCCGTAGCGGTGGATGCCGTTGGTCCTGAGTTATTCTGGCTTCGACCTTTGATCAAGATTGGAGCTATTGCTGGATTGAGCTCTGTGATCCTAGTTATGCTTTTAGGTCAACCCCGGATCTTTTACTCCATGGCCCGAGATGGCCTTTTGCCCAAATACTTTGCTGCTGTTCATGCGCGCTTTCGCACCCCGCATATCACCACTATAGTCACAGGCATTATCGCAGCGATCTTTGCGGGGCTGTTTCCTATTGGGATTTTGGGAGAACTTGTCTCCATTGGAACGCTACTGGCCTTTACCATTGTATGCCTTGGCGTGATTGTCTTGCGCTACACCCGTCCCGACATCCCTCGGCCCTTTAAAACGCCACTGTTCCCTTGGGTCCCTATCTTGGGAGCGGGCATTAGCCTACTCCAAATGCTTTCCCTGCCGTGGGACACTTGGCTTCGGCTGCTGCTTTGGATGGCGCTTGGCCTCCTTATTTACTTCACCTATGGCCGTCGGCATGGCGCTTCGCGGGCGTCGTAA